A stretch of Priestia aryabhattai DNA encodes these proteins:
- a CDS encoding 2Fe-2S iron-sulfur cluster-binding protein, producing MPRVTVLGYGSFEVEKGKKLVLALEDNGINILHRCGGKAKCTTCRVEVLEGEYCDLTNAEKNAYSESSIEDHLRLSCQIRVNEDVTVRPILTVESSGREAGPRPAE from the coding sequence ATGCCAAGAGTAACTGTTTTGGGATACGGAAGTTTTGAAGTGGAAAAAGGAAAAAAGCTTGTCTTGGCACTCGAAGACAATGGTATAAATATTCTTCATCGGTGCGGCGGGAAAGCCAAATGTACGACTTGCAGGGTAGAAGTGCTCGAAGGCGAATATTGTGATTTAACAAATGCAGAGAAAAATGCATACTCAGAAAGTTCAATTGAAGATCATTTGCGCTTATCTTGCCAAATCCGCGTAAATGAAGATGTCACTGTTCGGCCAATACTAACGGTAGAAAGCTCAGGGCGCGAAGCAGGGCCTCGACCCGCAGAGTAG
- a CDS encoding YdhK family protein codes for MKKQLFILGASVIIGLSGCGNDSSHEKPSADKNESMHDHSEMNHSSSGEVPKGLKKAENPTYKVGDKAVMKADHMKGMNGAEATIVGAYDTTAYTVSYTPKTDGKKVKNHKWVIQEEIKGAGNKQLKPGSEVTLEADHMKGMKGAKATIDSAEKTTVYMVDYTPTTGGEKMKNHKWVTESELSTK; via the coding sequence ATGAAAAAACAGCTATTTATTCTTGGTGCATCTGTCATTATTGGACTAAGCGGATGCGGAAACGATTCTAGTCATGAAAAGCCTTCAGCTGACAAAAACGAATCCATGCATGACCACTCAGAGATGAATCACTCTAGTTCAGGAGAGGTTCCAAAAGGATTAAAGAAAGCTGAGAATCCAACATATAAAGTTGGGGATAAAGCCGTTATGAAAGCTGATCATATGAAAGGCATGAACGGGGCTGAAGCAACGATTGTTGGTGCTTACGACACTACGGCTTATACCGTTTCGTATACGCCAAAGACTGATGGAAAAAAAGTAAAAAATCATAAGTGGGTTATTCAAGAAGAAATAAAAGGTGCGGGTAACAAGCAGTTAAAGCCAGGTAGCGAAGTAACGCTTGAAGCAGATCATATGAAAGGTATGAAAGGCGCAAAAGCAACGATTGATTCAGCCGAAAAAACAACGGTATATATGGTAGACTATACACCGACTACAGGCGGAGAGAAAATGAAAAATCACAAGTGGGTAACCGAAAGTGAACTTTCAACCAAATAG
- a CDS encoding YibE/F family protein, with the protein MNVLLSLALILFILMSIVGGKKGIRSFLALFLNFGVVFLTILFMLSIKSTIIVTLIACTIISCINLFYINKFNNKTLAAFVSTILTLAVLVLFIFITEHHALIQGFGEEQEEEINAFSLYVGIDFAKIAICTIIMGAIGAIIDISLSISSSMNELFVHDPSVTKKNLFHSGLKIGRDILGTTTNTLYFAFVGGYLTLIIWFKRLSYSFGDIINSKTFCAEVISILSGGIGVAIIIPITSWISASIFLQKREKAKRVLK; encoded by the coding sequence GTGAACGTTTTACTATCGCTTGCTCTTATTTTATTTATCCTTATGAGTATTGTGGGCGGGAAAAAAGGAATTAGATCGTTCCTTGCTCTGTTTTTGAATTTTGGCGTTGTTTTTTTAACCATTCTCTTTATGCTGTCTATAAAAAGTACGATTATTGTGACGTTGATCGCTTGTACAATCATTAGCTGCATTAATTTATTTTATATCAATAAATTCAATAATAAAACGCTTGCTGCGTTTGTTTCAACGATTCTTACCTTAGCCGTTTTAGTACTTTTTATTTTTATCACTGAACATCATGCACTGATTCAAGGATTTGGAGAAGAACAGGAAGAAGAAATTAACGCTTTTTCACTTTATGTTGGAATTGACTTTGCTAAAATAGCCATTTGTACAATTATTATGGGTGCTATAGGAGCGATCATTGATATTTCGCTATCTATTTCATCTTCTATGAATGAATTATTTGTTCATGATCCGTCCGTAACTAAAAAAAATCTCTTCCATTCTGGTTTAAAAATCGGAAGAGATATTTTGGGCACCACAACCAATACACTGTATTTTGCTTTTGTAGGCGGTTATTTGACTTTAATTATATGGTTTAAGAGATTGTCGTATTCGTTTGGAGATATTATCAATTCGAAAACTTTTTGTGCAGAAGTCATTTCTATTTTAAGCGGAGGTATTGGTGTAGCCATTATTATTCCGATTACTTCTTGGATTAGTGCCTCTATTTTCTTACAAAAAAGAGAAAAAGCGAAGCGAGTTCTAAAATAA
- a CDS encoding YibE/F family protein: protein MKTNVVEQNKSADLNHNKDTVYSQKIVAKIMNGKYKGKLIHLENTYSYSGAYDQKYTVGTDLFVSLEKNSQHALNGTIEGVKRDKQVTAVAGLFVLILLAIGRKQGFYSIISLFINIVLLIGALNVYLALGNVSLLAVCIVAVVLFTVISLLLVSGNKEKTHVAIISTLIGTFVSLLIAYGVMQLTDSNGLHYEGMEFVTIPPQKIFMSEVLIGSLGAVMDVAITITSSVYELYEKNKEITHKDLLKSGKEIGGDIMGAMTNILFFSYISGTIPMVLLYLKNGSPLGYTFSMNFSLELIRALTGSIGIVLTIPITLYLSILFIFRKGKRK from the coding sequence GTGAAGACGAATGTTGTAGAACAAAACAAATCTGCTGATTTAAATCATAACAAAGATACCGTATATTCTCAGAAAATTGTTGCTAAAATAATGAACGGAAAATATAAAGGAAAGCTTATCCATTTAGAGAATACGTACTCATACTCAGGTGCTTATGATCAAAAGTACACTGTAGGGACAGATCTGTTTGTCTCCTTAGAAAAGAATTCACAGCATGCTCTAAACGGAACGATTGAAGGAGTGAAGCGGGACAAGCAGGTTACCGCTGTCGCGGGTTTATTTGTATTAATTTTGCTGGCTATTGGAAGAAAACAAGGTTTTTATTCAATCATTAGCTTATTTATTAATATTGTCCTTTTAATCGGGGCCCTCAATGTATATTTAGCACTAGGGAATGTGAGCTTGTTAGCTGTATGTATTGTAGCTGTCGTTCTCTTTACAGTTATTTCTTTATTATTAGTAAGCGGTAATAAAGAAAAAACGCATGTAGCGATTATTTCAACTTTAATAGGTACATTTGTTTCTCTTTTAATTGCGTATGGTGTCATGCAACTAACAGATTCTAATGGCCTTCATTATGAAGGAATGGAGTTTGTGACGATTCCTCCTCAAAAAATATTTATGAGTGAGGTATTAATAGGATCTTTAGGAGCTGTTATGGATGTAGCGATTACGATTACTTCTTCTGTCTATGAACTATATGAAAAGAATAAAGAGATAACACACAAGGACTTACTGAAATCTGGCAAGGAAATTGGCGGAGACATCATGGGAGCGATGACGAATATTTTATTTTTTTCATATATAAGCGGAACAATCCCAATGGTTCTTCTTTATTTGAAAAATGGCTCTCCTTTAGGATACACGTTTTCGATGAATTTCTCGTTAGAGTTAATCCGTGCTCTTACTGGCAGCATTGGCATTGTTTTAACGATTCCCATTACACTCTATCTTTCGATTCTTTTTATTTTTAGGAAGGGGAAAAGAAAGTGA
- a CDS encoding MFS transporter — MSEHTVKRTGRTRWFISSLLSSMIILNYFDRVAVSVAAPAIQDAFHLTGTELGIVFSIYTYSYTLMQIPAGSLLDRFGVAWVTRVGMVIWSLLTMSMAFLQGKLLLYIVRFLIGIMSASAFPAASKATSLWFPPDERSLPNSLFDSAAKFSNVLGAPLVAFLITKFDWRTAFLSIGIINVLFTLLFWFYYEKPEKHRRISDDELKYIQENNLNANDEQTSKFLHTLKVLFTNRKVWGLMIGFTGYGYTFNLLLTWLPTFLKEKYGMDIMSSGLLTAVPWLIATFAGILVGGWLVDYLIKKGYNSQKVYRTIIVVGLCLGFVFLGSIFTNSVVVAMICISIGLAGISATAPIGWSISAEIAPAGSISLLSSIVNLANNLFGGIIATALTGYLLDKTGSFDLSFIVAGIVLLLGLMFYIYVLGDIKQIKIPKNQHTRD, encoded by the coding sequence ATGAGTGAACATACAGTAAAGCGAACAGGACGCACACGATGGTTCATTTCATCTTTGTTAAGCAGTATGATTATTTTAAATTATTTTGATCGTGTAGCGGTGTCAGTGGCCGCTCCTGCAATACAAGATGCATTTCACTTAACGGGAACAGAGCTCGGAATTGTCTTTTCTATTTATACGTATTCTTATACGCTCATGCAAATACCTGCCGGAAGCTTGCTTGATCGGTTCGGAGTAGCATGGGTGACAAGAGTTGGTATGGTGATTTGGAGTTTATTAACGATGTCGATGGCTTTTTTGCAAGGAAAACTTCTTCTCTATATCGTCCGGTTTTTAATAGGAATAATGAGTGCTTCAGCTTTTCCGGCAGCGTCAAAAGCTACGTCGCTATGGTTTCCTCCAGACGAAAGAAGCTTACCAAATTCTTTGTTTGATTCAGCGGCCAAATTTTCAAATGTACTTGGCGCGCCTCTTGTAGCGTTTCTCATCACCAAATTTGATTGGCGCACAGCATTTTTATCCATTGGAATTATAAACGTGCTGTTTACGCTGCTGTTTTGGTTTTATTACGAAAAACCAGAAAAGCATAGACGCATATCAGATGATGAGTTGAAGTATATTCAAGAAAATAATCTAAATGCGAACGATGAGCAAACATCAAAATTTTTACATACCTTAAAAGTATTATTTACGAATCGAAAAGTCTGGGGGCTAATGATTGGGTTTACAGGCTATGGATATACGTTTAACTTACTGTTAACGTGGCTGCCAACTTTTTTAAAAGAAAAATATGGTATGGATATCATGTCATCGGGTCTGCTTACGGCAGTACCTTGGCTAATTGCTACATTTGCTGGCATTTTAGTTGGCGGGTGGCTTGTTGATTACCTCATAAAAAAAGGATATAACAGTCAAAAAGTATATCGCACGATTATTGTTGTAGGATTATGCTTAGGGTTTGTTTTTTTAGGATCTATTTTCACCAATAGTGTCGTCGTAGCAATGATTTGTATCTCGATTGGACTGGCAGGTATATCTGCAACTGCACCAATCGGCTGGTCTATTTCTGCGGAAATTGCGCCTGCAGGCTCTATTTCCCTTCTCAGTTCTATTGTTAATTTAGCTAATAATTTGTTTGGAGGAATTATAGCTACAGCTTTAACGGGATATCTTTTGGATAAAACTGGTTCTTTTGATCTAAGCTTTATTGTAGCAGGAATTGTATTGTTGCTAGGCTTAATGTTTTATATTTACGTGCTAGGAGATATTAAACAAATTAAGATTCCGAAAAACCAACATACAAGAGATTGA
- a CDS encoding peptidoglycan-binding domain-containing protein, protein MLTKKTLVMLSTLTLVTTCVSFSTPTAGAAAKDTYSQKIEAKAETRPTLRKGSNSSYVRDLQQSLKDVKYNTSVDGIFGTQTQNVVKEFQIDHSLSPDGIVGPLTWAALDENKVERKQFPVSTAITFGKKELGENIVFSTDDRLRKDNNDKAYYRFVAKNKDWMDQGGSGTIGWYHIYKNGDVIEASN, encoded by the coding sequence ATGTTAACGAAAAAAACACTTGTCATGCTTTCTACTCTCACGCTTGTAACAACATGCGTATCATTCAGCACTCCAACTGCTGGAGCAGCTGCTAAAGATACCTACTCACAAAAAATTGAAGCTAAAGCAGAAACAAGGCCTACGCTTCGTAAAGGTTCTAACTCTAGCTATGTAAGAGACTTACAGCAAAGCTTAAAAGATGTGAAGTATAACACATCAGTTGATGGAATTTTTGGTACGCAAACACAAAATGTAGTAAAAGAATTTCAAATCGATCACAGCTTGTCTCCAGATGGTATTGTTGGCCCCTTAACATGGGCAGCTTTAGATGAGAACAAGGTAGAAAGAAAGCAATTTCCTGTCAGTACAGCTATTACATTCGGTAAAAAAGAATTGGGTGAAAATATTGTCTTCAGTACAGACGACCGCTTACGGAAAGATAACAACGATAAAGCTTACTATAGATTCGTAGCAAAAAATAAAGACTGGATGGATCAAGGGGGATCAGGTACCATAGGGTGGTATCATATTTACAAAAATGGAGATGTGATTGAAGCATCCAATTAA